One genomic window of Pempheris klunzingeri isolate RE-2024b chromosome 12, fPemKlu1.hap1, whole genome shotgun sequence includes the following:
- the LOC139211155 gene encoding G-protein coupled receptor 26-like — translation MDAADIVASVLLLGIIVVSLLSNVVVLICFVYNPEIRKQVPALFTLNLTSCNLLLSVFNMPLTLVGLITAGHPGGSGFCQIVGFLDTFLTTNSMLSMAALSIDRWVAVVFPLSYHSRIRHRDAVMALGYTWIHSLCFSTVATCRSWIGYHHLYASCTLCNVRAKEAGTQFIIFTVALHSLTFLLTLIVLCVTYLKVLKVARFHCKRIDVITMQTLVLLVDIHPSVRQKCLDEQKRRRLRATKKISTFIGTFVVCFTPYVITRIVELFSPGPLSPHWGVLSKCLAYSKAASDPFVYSLLRHQYRKTCSLLANKVLKRSPLNSSSLRMENNAERNNSNTANNIQPPTNKPLSQ, via the exons ATGGACGCAGCGGACATCGTTGCTTCCGTGTTGCTTTTGGGGATCATAGTCGTGTCGCTGCTGTCCAACGTGGTGGTGCTGATCTGCTTTGTGTACAACCCGGAGATCCGCAAACAGGTACCCGCACTTTTTACTCTCAACTTGACGTCTTGCAACCTGTTGCTAAGCGTGTTCAACATGCCACTAACTCTGGTCGGGCTCATCACCGCGGGCCACCCTGGAGGCAGCGGCTTCTGTCAAATTGTGGGTTTCCTCGACACTTTTCTCACCACAAACTCCATGCTCAGCATGGCAGCTCTCAGCATCGATAGATGGGTGGCGGTGGTGTTCCCGCTGAGCTACCACTCAAGAATACGGCACCGGGATGCAGTGATGGCGCTAGGATACACGTGGATACACTCACTTTGCTTCTCCACAGTGGCCACCTGCCGCTCATGGATCGGGTACCACCACCTTTACGCATCGTGCACTCTCTGCAATGTCAGGGCGAAGGAAGCCGGGACGCAGTTTATCATTTTCACGGTGGCTTTGCACTCTCTCACTTTCCTCCTCACGCTGATCGTGTTGTGCGTAACGTATCTGAAAGTGCTGAAAGTTGCAAGATTTCACTGTAAACGCATCGACGTGATCACAATGCAGACGTTGGTGCTGCTTGTGGATATTCACCCCAG TGTGCGTCAGAAATGCTTGGATGAGCAGAAGCGGAGGAGGCTGAGAGCTACCAAGAAGATCAGCACATTCATCGGCACATTTGTGGTGTGCTTCACCCCTTATGTGATTACAAG AATTGTAGAGCTCTTCTCCCCAGGACCCTTAAGCCCTCACTGGGGTGTCCTGTCCAAGTGTTTGGCCTACAGCAAGGCAGCAAGCGACCCGTTTGTCTACTCGCTGCTGCGTCACCAGTACAGGAAGACCTGCAGCCTTCTGGCTAACAAAGTCCTAAAGAGGAGTCCACTCAACTCCTCCTCACTCAGGATGGAGAACAACGCAGAGAGGAACAACTCCAACACTGCAAACAACATCCAACCACCTACCAACAAGCCACTTAGCCAGTGA